A portion of the Lolium rigidum isolate FL_2022 chromosome 1, APGP_CSIRO_Lrig_0.1, whole genome shotgun sequence genome contains these proteins:
- the LOC124691972 gene encoding acyl-coenzyme A oxidase 3, peroxisomal-like yields MDPTPAAAARRAAAIARHLAGLPSGASAALQSSPCLSYAPPESTEAPPAFSPTELRALLDGHHLRDRDWVFGAMEESPLFCPRRAGGKVFVSPDYNEGKEGQREATMRRIGHLTRRGVFRGWLTEPGPEAELRKLALLEALGVYDHSLVIKIGVHFFLWGGAIKFLGTKRHHDKWLSDTENYVIKGCFAMTELGHGSNVRGIETIATYDSQTREFVINTPCESAQKYWIGGAANHATHTIVFAQLHINGRNEGVHAFVAQIRDQDESVLPNIHIADCGHKIGLNGVDNGRIWFNNIRVPRENLLNLVADVLPDGQYVSTIDDPDQRFAAFLSPLTLGRVNIAVSSVYISKVGLAIAVRYALSRRAFSITPDGPEMLLLDYPSHQRRLLPLLAKACMMSTASNFMKNMYVKRTPEASKAIHVYSSALKATLTWQNMTTLQECREACGGQGLKTDSRVGILKAEFDVQSTFEGDNNVLLQQVSKALYAELVATQKKKKPFKGLGLEHLNGPCPVIPGCLTSGILRSSKFQMDLFCLRERDLLKQFTKEVSHYLAQGESREKAFMLSYQIGEDLARAFTERTLLQIFLEDEMKTPAGSLKDVLGLLRSMYVTVCIDESASFLRYGYLSRDNVATVRKEVMALCSELRPHALAIVSSFGIPDAFLSPLAFDWIDANALSSGSE; encoded by the exons ATGGACCCcactcccgccgccgcagcccgccGCGCGGCGGCGATCGCCCGCCacctcgccggcctcccctccggCGCCTCCGCCGCGCTGCAGTCTTCCCCATGCCTGAGCTACGCGCCGCCGGAATCCACCGAGGCTCCGCCGGCGTTCTCGCCGACGGAGCTCCGCGCGCTCCTCGACGGGCACCACCTGAGGGACCGCGACTGGGTGTTCGGCGCGATGGAGGAGAGCCCGCTCTTCTGCCCGCGCCGCGCCGGCGGGAAGGTGTTCGTGTCGCCGGACTACAACGAGGGCAAGGAGGGGCAGCGGGAGGCCACCATGCGCCGGATCGGGCACCTCACGCGCCGGGGCGTGTTCCGTGGCTGGCTCACGGAGCCAGGGCCCGAGGCCGAGCTCCGCAAGCTCGCGCTGCTCGAGGCCCTCGGCGTCTACGACCACTCCCTCGTCATCAAGATCGGCGTCCACTTCTTCCTCTG GGGTGGCGCTATCAAGTTTCTTGGAACGAAGCGCCATCATGACAAGTGGTTGTCAGACACGGAAAATTATGTTATTAAAGGTTGTTTTGCAATGACAGAACTGGGACATGGGAGCAAT GTAAGAGGAATTGAGACAATAGCAACTTATGATTCCCAAACAAGAGAGTTTGTGATAAATACTCCTTGCGAGTCAGCTCAGAAGtactggattggtggagctgctaAT CATGCTACACATACAATAGTCTTTGCTCAGCTCCATATAAATGGAAGAAATGAGGGAGTCCACGCTTTTGTAGCTCAGATTAGAGATCAAGATGAGAGTGTGTTGCCTAATATCCATATAGCTGACTGTGGCCATAAAATTGGACTAAATGGTGTTGATAATGGTCGCATTTG GTTTAACAATATACGTGTTCCTCGAGAGAACTTGCTGAATCTGGTTGCTGATGTTTTGCCTGATGGTCAATACGTTAGCACGATAGATGACCCAGATCAG AGGTTTGCAGCATTTTTGTCTCCTCTCACACTTGGCCGGGTCAATATTGCGGTCAGCTCAGTTTATATTTCAAAG GTAGGCCTAGCAATAGCTGTGAGATATGCTTTGTCAAGGAGGGCCTTTTCAATTACACCAGATGGCCCTGAAATGCTGTTACTTGATTATCCCAGTCACCAGAGGCGCCTCCTACCTTTGCTCGCAAAAGC ATGTATGATGAGCACTGCTAGTAATTTTATGAAAAATATGTACGTGAAGAGAACACCTGAAGCTAGTAAAGCGATACACGTGTACTCTAGTGCTCTGAAGGCTACACTAACCTGGCAGAATATGACCACGCTTCAG GAGTGTCGTGAAGCCTGTGGTGGCCAAGGTTTGAAGACTGATAGCCGTGTAGGAATTTTGAAAGCTGAATTTGATGTGCAGTCTACATTTGAGGGTGACAACAATGTTCTACTGCAGCAG GTAAGCAAAGCCCTGTATGCTGAATTAGTAGCGACACAGAAAAAGAAGAAGCCATTCAAGGGATTGGGATTAGAACATTTGAATGGTCCTTGCCCTGTTATTCCTGGTTGTCTGACAAGTGGCATATTAAGGAGCTCCAAGTTCCAG ATGGATTTGTTCTGCTTAAGGGAGCGGGATTTACTAAAACAGTTCACGAAAGAGGTATCTCACTATCTGGCACAAGGAGAGAGCAGGGAGAAGGCTTTCATGCTG AGCTACCAAATTGGTGAAGACTTAGCTAGAGCGTTTACTGAGCGAACCcttttgcaaatatttttggaggACGAGATGAAAACTCCTGCTGGTTCTTTAAAG GATGTATTGGGCTTACTGAGGTCTATGTATGTTACGGTCTGCATAGATGAATCCGCATCTTTTCTGAGGTACGGTTATTTGTCGCGGGACAATGTAGCCACCGTCAGGAAAGAAGTCATGGCACTCTGCAGTGAACTTCGGCCCCATGCGCTTGCTATCGTCAGCTCTTTTGGAATTCCTGATGCCTTCCTCAGTCCACTTGCTTTCGACTGGATCGACGCAAATGCGCTGTCTTCAGGAAGCGAATGA